The following coding sequences lie in one uncultured Desulfovibrio sp. genomic window:
- a CDS encoding class I SAM-dependent rRNA methyltransferase, translating into MRKLCLKKNEDRRLRAGHLWIFANEVDVKQSPLTDFAPGEAATLCDWRGAPLGSVYVNPASLICARLHSRKPDVELDEALLAQRLESALALRQRLYPGPWYRLCHGEGDFLPGLIIDRYGDHLTVQVTTAGMEHRREALTAALHTLLHPTSILWANDLAARGLENLSREQQSEGQLPERLEVPENGCRFFAPCATGQKTGWFYDQRPNRAELARYAKDADVLDIFSYVGGFGVTAAAAGARSVTFVDASAQALAFAEENAKANAPGCEAQTLCGDAFDLLRQMRDEGRRFQAISLDPPAFIKRRKDAALGLAAYKQANDLAVQLLAPGGILATSSCSHHLETQSLRACLTQAAAKRKLHARILFAGGQGPDHPIHAAMPETAYLKCFIAQVGA; encoded by the coding sequence ATGCGCAAACTCTGTCTCAAAAAAAATGAAGATCGGCGTCTGCGCGCCGGGCACCTCTGGATTTTCGCCAATGAGGTGGACGTAAAACAAAGCCCGCTTACCGACTTTGCCCCCGGCGAAGCCGCAACTCTGTGCGACTGGCGCGGCGCGCCTCTTGGCAGCGTGTACGTCAATCCGGCTTCGCTTATCTGCGCCCGCCTGCACAGCCGCAAGCCCGATGTGGAACTGGACGAAGCCCTGCTGGCCCAAAGGTTGGAATCGGCACTGGCCCTGCGCCAGCGCCTCTACCCTGGCCCCTGGTATCGGCTTTGCCACGGCGAGGGTGATTTTTTGCCCGGTCTGATCATTGACCGCTACGGCGACCACCTGACCGTGCAGGTCACCACTGCGGGCATGGAGCATAGGCGTGAAGCGCTCACAGCCGCCCTGCACACGCTGCTGCATCCCACGTCCATTCTCTGGGCCAATGACCTTGCCGCGCGCGGGCTTGAAAACCTCTCCCGCGAGCAACAGAGCGAAGGGCAATTGCCCGAAAGGCTGGAAGTACCGGAAAACGGCTGCCGCTTTTTCGCGCCCTGCGCCACAGGCCAGAAAACCGGCTGGTTTTACGACCAGCGCCCCAACAGGGCGGAACTGGCGCGCTATGCCAAGGATGCCGATGTGCTGGATATTTTCAGCTATGTTGGCGGGTTCGGCGTTACCGCTGCGGCTGCGGGCGCGCGCTCCGTCACCTTTGTGGATGCCTCGGCCCAGGCGCTCGCCTTTGCGGAAGAAAACGCCAAGGCCAACGCTCCCGGCTGCGAAGCCCAGACCCTGTGCGGCGACGCCTTTGACCTGCTGCGCCAGATGCGCGACGAGGGCCGACGTTTTCAGGCCATCAGCCTTGATCCCCCGGCCTTCATCAAGCGCCGCAAGGACGCGGCCCTCGGGCTGGCGGCCTACAAGCAGGCCAATGATCTGGCAGTGCAATTGCTCGCTCCGGGGGGCATACTTGCCACCTCGTCCTGTTCACACCATCTTGAAACGCAGTCTTTGCGCGCTTGCTTGACGCAGGCCGCCGCCAAGCGCAAACTGCATGCCCGTATTCTTTTTGCCGGGGGCCAGGGGCCGGATCATCCCATCCACGCCGCCATGCCCGAAACGGCCTATCTGAAGTGCTTTATCGCCCAAGTGGGCGCGTAA
- the nadB gene encoding L-aspartate oxidase: MNSIRRHVPVLIIGSGVAGCTAALTLADSGCDVLLLNAGDRLADGNSELAQGGIIYQANPTPEYPSDAPALEKDILVAGHNYNYNKAVSFLCAQGPQCVDEVLIKRAQVPFDRNEDGTFNLTREGGHSTQRILHCADFSGRAIMEGLTAQVLAHPRITRLHRRAAIDLLSSHHHAKASQYRYEVRNRCLGAYVLNEETGETETILADWTVLATGGVGQVFLHSTNAPGCVGTGMSMAFRAGVDLANLEFMQFHPTALYEERSNRRSLITEAMRGEGARLLDSKGRAFMLDHDPRGDLAPRDVVAQAMMDEMLHTGAPCLYLDVSGVEQDVPTRFPTVYEKCREAGIDILKEPIPVVPAAHYFCGGVLTDVHGRTSLHGLYAIGECACTGLHGANRLASTSLLEALVWGVSSGKDLAHRVVAESGLPKALAAAIPDWKHEGDERRDDPALVAQDWTNIRNTMWNYVGIARTEARLRRAFEDMRDLVRHIHDFYKRTRISRRLVDLFHGSQTSYIITQAALRNKVSIGCHHRVD; this comes from the coding sequence GTGAATTCTATTCGCCGTCATGTGCCCGTGCTGATCATCGGCTCGGGCGTTGCCGGATGCACCGCTGCACTGACCCTTGCCGATTCCGGCTGTGACGTCCTCCTGCTCAACGCCGGAGACAGGCTGGCTGACGGCAACTCCGAGCTTGCCCAGGGCGGCATCATCTATCAGGCAAATCCCACGCCAGAGTATCCCTCGGACGCGCCAGCTCTGGAAAAGGACATTCTGGTTGCAGGGCACAATTATAATTACAACAAAGCCGTCAGTTTTCTGTGCGCGCAAGGCCCGCAGTGCGTGGATGAGGTGCTCATCAAGCGCGCCCAGGTTCCCTTTGACCGCAATGAGGACGGCACGTTCAACCTCACGCGCGAGGGCGGGCACTCCACCCAGCGCATTCTGCACTGCGCCGATTTTTCGGGCCGGGCCATCATGGAAGGCCTCACCGCCCAGGTGCTGGCCCACCCGCGCATCACGCGGCTGCACCGTCGCGCCGCCATCGATCTTCTAAGCAGCCACCACCACGCCAAGGCCTCGCAGTACCGCTACGAGGTGCGCAACCGCTGCCTCGGCGCGTACGTGCTCAATGAAGAAACCGGCGAAACGGAAACCATCCTCGCAGACTGGACAGTGCTTGCCACCGGCGGCGTGGGGCAGGTATTTCTGCACTCCACCAACGCGCCCGGCTGCGTGGGTACTGGCATGTCCATGGCCTTTCGCGCTGGCGTTGACCTTGCCAACCTCGAGTTCATGCAGTTCCACCCAACCGCGCTGTACGAAGAACGCAGCAACCGCCGCTCGCTCATTACCGAGGCCATGCGCGGCGAAGGCGCGCGTCTGCTTGACAGCAAGGGCCGCGCTTTCATGCTTGATCACGACCCCAGGGGCGATCTGGCCCCGCGTGATGTGGTGGCCCAGGCCATGATGGACGAAATGCTGCACACCGGCGCGCCCTGCCTGTATCTGGACGTGAGCGGCGTGGAGCAGGATGTGCCCACGCGCTTTCCTACCGTATACGAAAAGTGCCGCGAGGCCGGCATCGACATCCTCAAGGAACCCATTCCCGTGGTGCCTGCCGCCCACTACTTCTGCGGCGGCGTGCTCACTGACGTGCATGGCCGCACCTCGCTGCACGGGCTCTACGCCATCGGCGAATGCGCCTGCACCGGCCTGCACGGGGCCAACCGTCTTGCCAGCACCTCCCTGCTTGAGGCATTGGTATGGGGCGTGAGCAGCGGCAAGGATCTGGCCCACCGCGTTGTAGCCGAAAGCGGCCTGCCCAAGGCTCTGGCCGCCGCCATCCCCGACTGGAAACACGAAGGCGATGAACGCAGGGACGACCCCGCCCTTGTGGCTCAGGACTGGACAAACATCCGCAATACCATGTGGAACTATGTGGGCATTGCCCGCACTGAAGCGCGCCTGCGCCGCGCCTTTGAAGACATGCGCGACCTTGTGCGGCATATCCACGACTTTTACAAGCGCACGCGCATATCGCGGCGGCTGGTGGATCTTTTCCACGGCTCGCAGACCTCGTACATCATCACGCAGGCCGCGTTGCGTAACAAGGTAAGTATTGGCTGCCATCACCGGGTGGATTAA
- a CDS encoding DUF1844 domain-containing protein — MSDNNCGCKADGPMPEVTFSTFIISLASSALVHLGEVPNPETGGTETSLPLAKHSIDVLEMLRAKTENGLEEQEQKLLESILYELRMKFVMKCGPDCACQSKKA, encoded by the coding sequence ATGAGTGACAATAACTGCGGCTGCAAGGCCGATGGCCCCATGCCGGAAGTGACGTTTTCGACCTTTATTATTTCCCTGGCGTCATCGGCTCTGGTGCATCTGGGCGAAGTGCCCAATCCCGAAACCGGCGGTACGGAAACAAGCCTGCCGCTGGCAAAGCACAGCATTGACGTGCTGGAAATGCTGCGCGCCAAGACCGAAAACGGACTGGAAGAACAGGAGCAAAAACTGCTGGAAAGCATCCTCTACGAGCTGCGCATGAAGTTCGTGATGAAGTGCGGCCCGGACTGCGCCTGTCAGTCAAAAAAAGCTTAG
- the nadC gene encoding carboxylating nicotinate-nucleotide diphosphorylase: MFTPWAAFFSPEGQRLLQKSIDLALEEDGPEMTALGLFAPESSMNAVIRAKEDTLVVGLPVIGAVFKSIGAPFTWRALVMEAASVPSMTEVAHITAPATAMLKAERVILNFITHLSGIANLTARYVRELEGTGVRLLDTRKTTPGLRWVEKYAVQAGGGHNHRKNLTEMLMLKDNHIDAAGSITAAVAKLRAHYAPCPPIEVECRTLDHVREAVAAKADRIMMDNMDGQRLSEALALVPRSIETEVSGGVRLDTIRALALTEPRRPDFISVGRLTHSAVSADFSMTLLAV; the protein is encoded by the coding sequence ATGTTCACGCCCTGGGCCGCATTTTTCTCTCCCGAAGGTCAGCGGCTACTCCAAAAATCCATCGATCTCGCTCTTGAGGAAGACGGCCCTGAAATGACCGCTCTGGGGCTTTTTGCCCCAGAATCCTCCATGAACGCCGTTATCCGCGCCAAGGAAGACACCCTGGTTGTGGGCCTGCCCGTTATCGGTGCTGTTTTCAAAAGCATCGGCGCGCCTTTTACGTGGCGCGCGCTGGTCATGGAAGCCGCCTCCGTGCCCTCAATGACAGAGGTTGCGCACATCACGGCCCCGGCCACGGCCATGCTCAAGGCCGAACGCGTCATTCTGAACTTCATCACCCATCTTTCGGGCATCGCCAACCTCACAGCCCGCTATGTGCGAGAACTGGAAGGCACTGGCGTGCGTCTGCTCGATACCCGCAAAACCACTCCCGGTCTGCGCTGGGTCGAGAAATACGCCGTTCAGGCGGGCGGTGGGCACAACCACCGCAAAAACCTGACCGAAATGCTCATGCTCAAAGACAACCACATCGACGCCGCAGGTTCCATCACCGCGGCGGTTGCCAAGCTGCGCGCGCATTACGCGCCCTGCCCGCCCATCGAGGTGGAGTGCCGAACCCTTGACCATGTGCGCGAAGCGGTAGCCGCCAAGGCTGACCGCATCATGATGGACAACATGGACGGCCAGCGCCTTTCCGAGGCTCTCGCCCTTGTGCCCCGCTCCATCGAAACGGAAGTGAGCGGCGGCGTGCGGCTGGATACCATCCGCGCCCTTGCGCTCACCGAGCCGCGCAGGCCCGATTTTATTTCTGTGGGGCGTCTGACCCATTCCGCAGTGTCGGCAGATTTCAGCATGACCCTGCTGGCAGTGTAG
- the nadA gene encoding quinolinate synthase NadA yields MQDTSAAIASLKKQLGADLCIMGHHYQNDNVVRHCDITGDSLELARRVPGIDAAHIVFCGVYFMGESAALLAKPGQSVHLPSLDADCLMSRMTPAPLARKVLEQLAATGRKIIPLAYVNTDLALKAVVGEFGGAVCTSANAKIMLRWALDQGDGVLFLPDRHLGNNTAEALGISQDERHVLRVGAAGLVQPETQPLDRKLLLWPGCCAIHARFEPDDVEAIRAEYPGCRVIAHPECRQEVIEACDGAGSTSYLIKEAARVAAEEPGTTLIVGTENNLVYRLAERHAGQCRILPLGHAICGNMAKVTEKKLLATLQSVAAGAASPLHIEENLCPPARLSLTRMLEACGN; encoded by the coding sequence ATGCAAGACACAAGCGCTGCAATCGCATCCCTGAAAAAACAGCTTGGCGCGGATCTGTGTATAATGGGGCACCACTACCAGAACGATAACGTGGTGCGCCACTGCGACATCACCGGCGATTCGCTGGAGCTTGCCCGCCGCGTTCCCGGCATTGACGCGGCCCACATTGTTTTTTGCGGCGTCTATTTTATGGGTGAATCCGCCGCCCTGCTGGCAAAGCCCGGCCAGAGCGTGCATCTGCCCAGCCTGGACGCAGACTGCCTCATGTCGCGCATGACCCCGGCCCCCCTGGCCCGCAAGGTACTGGAGCAGCTCGCAGCCACAGGCCGCAAGATTATTCCGCTGGCATACGTCAACACAGATCTGGCCCTCAAGGCCGTGGTGGGCGAATTTGGCGGTGCGGTCTGCACATCGGCCAATGCCAAAATCATGCTGCGCTGGGCGCTGGATCAGGGCGACGGCGTGCTCTTTCTGCCCGACAGACATCTGGGCAACAATACCGCCGAAGCTTTGGGCATCAGCCAGGACGAACGCCATGTGCTGCGCGTGGGCGCTGCGGGGCTGGTACAGCCAGAAACCCAGCCCCTTGACCGCAAGCTGCTGCTCTGGCCCGGTTGTTGCGCCATCCACGCGCGTTTTGAACCCGATGATGTGGAAGCCATCCGCGCCGAATACCCCGGCTGCCGCGTCATCGCCCACCCCGAATGCAGGCAGGAAGTCATTGAAGCCTGCGATGGCGCAGGTTCTACGTCATATCTCATCAAGGAGGCGGCCCGCGTAGCCGCCGAAGAACCGGGCACGACCCTTATTGTCGGCACGGAAAACAACCTTGTGTACCGTCTGGCTGAGCGCCATGCGGGCCAATGCCGCATTCTGCCGCTTGGGCATGCCATTTGCGGCAACATGGCCAAGGTTACGGAAAAGAAGCTTCTGGCCACGCTGCAAAGCGTAGCCGCCGGAGCAGCCTCGCCTCTGCACATTGAGGAGAACCTCTGCCCCCCCGCCCGTCTCTCCCTAACCCGCATGCTTGAAGCTTGCGGTAACTGA
- a CDS encoding alanine--glyoxylate aminotransferase family protein — translation MLNKVRLLTPGPTPLPERVRLVLAKDMIHHRKSEFKAVMGRVQERLRVLFGTDDVVLPLSCSGTGAMTAAVYSLFTPGQRVLVVEGGKFGQRWREIAVSRGLEVTTLEVPWGEAVDPQAVATALKADPGIAAVLIQHSETSTGVLHPVEEVARITRDTDTLLLVDGISAVSLAPCPMDQWGIDCLVTGSQKGLMLPPGLALLALSPRAWKRAESVTPGCFYFNLPKERAKIAQGQTLFTSAVNLVVGLDESLEMLLENGLEAIYAKQWALTMLARAGVAAMGLELYAKTHFAWGITSVMLPAGVDGTEVLRIAMDNYGVCMAGGQDHMKGRMVRIGHMGWVDWADLVAGLHALNRGIIEAGGHCGSRDYLEEALAAYRMALAGKPGEPLPLIHS, via the coding sequence ATGCTGAACAAAGTCCGCCTGCTCACCCCTGGCCCCACGCCTCTGCCGGAGCGCGTACGTCTTGTGCTTGCCAAAGACATGATCCACCACCGCAAAAGCGAATTCAAGGCCGTGATGGGCCGGGTTCAGGAGCGCCTGCGCGTGCTGTTCGGCACGGACGATGTGGTTCTGCCCCTTTCCTGTTCCGGCACGGGCGCCATGACGGCGGCGGTGTACAGTCTGTTTACCCCCGGCCAGCGGGTACTGGTGGTCGAGGGCGGCAAGTTTGGTCAGCGCTGGCGCGAAATCGCGGTTTCACGCGGGCTTGAAGTCACCACTCTTGAAGTGCCGTGGGGCGAAGCCGTTGACCCGCAGGCCGTGGCAACGGCCCTCAAGGCCGATCCGGGCATCGCGGCTGTGCTTATCCAGCACTCCGAAACCTCCACCGGCGTCCTGCACCCTGTGGAAGAAGTGGCCCGCATCACGCGCGATACCGACACCCTGCTGTTGGTGGACGGCATCTCTGCCGTGAGCCTCGCGCCCTGCCCCATGGACCAGTGGGGCATCGACTGCCTTGTCACCGGCTCGCAAAAAGGCCTCATGCTGCCCCCCGGCCTAGCGCTGCTGGCGCTCTCGCCCCGCGCATGGAAAAGGGCCGAAAGCGTCACGCCCGGCTGCTTCTATTTCAATCTGCCCAAGGAAAGGGCCAAGATCGCCCAAGGGCAGACATTGTTCACCTCCGCGGTGAACCTTGTGGTCGGCCTGGACGAAAGTCTTGAAATGCTGCTGGAAAACGGGCTTGAAGCCATTTACGCCAAGCAGTGGGCGCTGACCATGCTGGCCCGCGCGGGCGTTGCCGCCATGGGCCTTGAGCTTTACGCCAAAACCCACTTTGCCTGGGGCATCACCAGTGTCATGCTGCCTGCGGGCGTTGACGGCACCGAGGTGCTGCGCATCGCCATGGACAACTACGGTGTCTGCATGGCTGGCGGTCAGGATCACATGAAGGGCCGCATGGTGCGCATAGGCCATATGGGCTGGGTGGACTGGGCCGATCTTGTGGCCGGGCTGCATGCCCTTAACCGGGGCATCATTGAAGCGGGTGGACACTGCGGCTCGCGTGACTATCTTGAAGAAGCGCTGGCCGCTTATCGCATGGCCCTGGCGGGCAAACCCGGCGAGCCGCTGCCGCTGATCCACAGCTAG